In Anopheles bellator chromosome 2, idAnoBellAS_SP24_06.2, whole genome shotgun sequence, the genomic stretch TCAGGCCGTAAACGGAggaagaaaacggagaaagaTAGTAGACAGGCCTTTGGAGACCTTCAACCGGACTACGTACGGCCAACTGTTTCATGGTGCGAATGTTGTCACTGTTGATTTTACTCCTAATCTCAGTCACTCAAGTAATGAGAAGAAAGTTCCTATGGACTGCTGCCTTTATACCCCCGGTGGAGGTCTCAGGTCGTCCTAGAGAACATTCGAGGAAGACCAGGTATCACTGGACATCGAAATTTAAGATGCATCCGCGGAGGTAACTTTTCAGCCATCGTCAGGCGCCGATCGCTGGGGTCGGATTTCAGTCAACTTTCAGCTCCGGACGCCTCAACGCCATGGACAATGACCACAAATGAATTGAGCAGTAACATGGGGCCGAAAGAAAGTCCGAAGAACGCATTGAACCGGCAACGGTATGAACTGTCATTGACATTCGCTCGCAGATCGTGTACGTTTTTAACCACCGGTTTAGCCTAACCGTGACACTTCACGGCCCGCTGGTAATGTGCGATTGTTCATGATCGCCCGGACCTTTGGTGTACTTCGTTACATAATTGGCAGTGCGGCACGAAAGTGACAATCCTGATGGCTGAAGGGCACAACTAATCGGTCGTGACTAATGCCGGGAGCGCGATGTAATAGCGGAACCAACAACCGCTACTTTCCAACCGGATTTAAGGGCACCAAAAATTGGTTCGTTCgatttgtaaaataaatcCTGTCACTGaattgtggtttttttttgtttggtacTCCATTGCATTGTCGACGGCTCAACATTGAGGGTGTATAGTTGTAAAGATAGAGCTACCCTCAGCACTATTTACTTAATGTAGCAGGAGAGCGAACATGGCCGTGTAACATTAATATCTGTTTCAGTATATTAGTATTTGTATTTACAATCCAAACAAATTGTTTAGtgaattaatgaaattaaattttaaagatttttctCTTCAATAAGTCATTTATTTACGTTTTGCGTTAAAATACTTCTTCTTCAATTGTTCTGGAATATTGCGTAGATGATTCTGAGAGACTATCAAGTTGTTATTGATTGAGCATGATTGAGTATTACATTTTTGCCAGCGATATCAACAAGAGAATATAAAGCAAATGAATTGagaaaatcaaatcataagatttaaaattttataaaaatgttttttctgTATTTAATGTACTTCTTTTATGTTCTAGCCGCGGCAGGTCCTAATCCTAAGTAAAGTGCATACAATTCCTACATCATCCCGTacgcctttttctttttggacTTTTTCACCGACAAcggttcactttcgctccGCGGTTTCACGCCGAACGATTTGTCCCAACTGTTGTAACCGATGTCCGAGAGGTACTTGGTCTGGGCAAAGTTCGGCAGCTGCAACGCCTCTTGCATCATCAGCTGATCGGACAACTTTTTCTGCTGCCGATAGTAATCGCGCAGGTACTCGCTATCGGTGGCCAGATCACTTGATGCACCGGTGGTCAGTGGGCTGGCAGGTGAGTCCATGTGGTTCCGGTAACGCATCATGAGCTCCTGGGCGATCTGCGAGGACAGTTTATTCTGCACCATCGACGAGAGTGTggctgcagcggcggccaccatcgccggtCCTGCCGAGGAGGATGCTGACGAAATGGCTGAAGCAGGGGACGTGGCTAGATTGGTCGGGATGGCCGCCGAGGGCATCCACATGCCGTGGTCCATCATCGGCTGTTCGATGAAGGCAGCCGGTGGATGCTCGTGGACGATCTTTTTCGGATGGTACACGTGCATGAACTTCGTCTTGACGTGCACGTGCCGATTGATGATCTCCGGGACATGGAGCTTGATGTGGACGCTAGGGTATTGTACAGAAGGGAATGTTGTACAAAATTACGATAATTTCCGTAGAGGTTGGTCCACTAGGTGCTGCACTACTCACTGTTCCGTATCGTCATCGCCGTAGCATTTATTGCGTAGAAGCGTTGTGAACACGCCTAAGCTAAGAACCATTTGCTGTAGATTCATTCTTAGGATACGGCCTAAATCTGGCAACAATCGGAAGCGACGGACGGAAATCCACTCTCAAACTCTCCAACCGTACTGATGGTTACATCAGGGCACGAACTGGCTTAAATACAGTTATTACAAGATCTGCCGCTCCGTGAAACGACCGCTGGCTGACCAAGCGGACCGGAACATAACGTTTTGTAACTCGGTAATCGATAGCACCGATACCACCGGGACGCCTCGCATCTTGCAATATATCCCTGGTGAATGCTATTGAATGTCGCTGGCCGGTGAGAAGTGCTTCCGCCGGAACTACTTCCAGCACGCAGGTTGGGAGTGCTTTGCACAGTGACAGTAGATCGTCTGCATTGCCGAATGGAAATGTCTTATATATTTCACTTCCATTTGGTACGAGGAAAATTGCACCGCTAGGTGGTAGTTTGTTGTGAAATTACGTCACCGCTAACGGTCACTCGTTGACATAATAATCTTCAAGCATCGATCGTACATAAGCACCGATTGAACATTTTACACAATACTGAAAAAAGCATTGGGCAGTGTTCGAATTTTAATCATATTTTACATATTACAAATGTTACAAAACGAAGGACATAAAAATCATTACAAGTTCATAAAACCCGTTTTGAGTCAACAAATCCGTTACGTGAGTGTGCCGCTACCAATTTTGAATAGAATCATTTCCGAACGAACCGTTACCCTATAAATACAACGGTTTCGATTCAAATAATGATGCACCCTTTTCCAGCCAAAGTAATCCCATTTAATGTAACCTAGCAACAGGAACCATAAATACCTTGTTCTGTGATCTTCCTCTGCAGCCAGCCATCAACCTACTGGTTCTAGACCCACAACACAGAAAGTCACCCCACAAAAGGTCTACCGTTCGCTGATGTTGTAAAACGTAAAACCCACTGGTTATGGCATGGCATCACACAGGATTACAAATTTATTGTATTCCAATAACCTAAAGAAAGGGTGACGCTCATCACTCGAATGGCATTTCTTGGTTGGTCATTCATCGATCGTAAGGGGTTCAGTTGATGCAACGGATCGTGTCCgcatttaaatattaaattcaaacacattGTTTCCAGCCGGATTGCATCTTTCGAAGTGCAGCTGCACAACGGTACAACCGGTGCGTTCTCGAGCCCTGTTCAACTTCGGACCCGGTAAGAAGTCTCCCCGAAACTAGAATTCGAGGGCGATAAGCGTGAAGCCTTTGCTGCGCGATGCTGTTTAGGAAAGAGAAAGTGAGTCACACTCCAAACGGTGTACCCCATTTTGGAACCTTAAACTGCTGTTTGCTTTCCCATTGCGAGGGACACATTTTAGAATGGGCACGAATCTTCCTAAGTATCATAACTATAGCTACTTCATTCACCATCCTAATAACGCTTTAATTTAATAGCCTTAAAGGTCGCCGAACTTCGAACTTTCATCATCCGCGCGCATCAGTATTGGGGAAAAGTTTGGTTCCCAAATCTTCGGTAACCCGATGGGTTACGACAGGTTACAccgtccgccggtcggtcgagtcGGGCAATATTTCAGAAAAGAGCGGATTTAAAACCCTTCGATCCTTAATATTGGTCCTGTTctcgtgctgctgcggtcTCGCTTTCTCATTCTGCCGGTCCCACATTTGAATGTCGGACAGATAATATCTTAAtctcttttctttcggttccaCGCCCGGCCGAGTGTataaaatggttgtttgttgttttgttgttattttccTACTTCCATTCCTGGGCCGGTGTCCACGCCGCCCGAGACAGGAATCTCGTTCGGCAACATTTTTGGTCTTCCTTGTACGGTTTCTAGAACTTAAAAGGCGTCCCCCAAACGCTACACTGCGATGTTACTGTCAAAAACGGTTTGAAAAAGGCCGTGTTGTTTGAGTGCGAGCCGCAACTTTTAGATTTTTCCAATGCTTCTGATTGGCGTTAAATTTGAGTAGCCTTTTgctaattgaaacaaaatcagaaaaaatTCTACAAGCTGAACTCACAATCACTCACAGAATCGATCGACTATTTgaccgatcgaacggatcgaaaGTATCATCGAGTAGTTCAACTTCGATTCCAATATCGTGTAAATGTTAAGTGtggaattttttttgtataactTCTACCGCTTCTAGTTTTGTGACTAATTTGCACATAATTAACGCGAAAATAGGAAGACAAGGACGAGCAACGCTTCACTGTTCAATGATGAACCCATCTAATGGGCCGTTTTTCACCACATCGAAGCATCGGGAGTCCGATTCATGGAagtttataaacattttttttcagcTGCCAATCAAACCGTATCGTCCCGAAATGCCCGGCACGGAGTTCCAGTTCGATTGAGGGCGTTTGACCACCCGAGCGCTTCCGGGGCAATCATTGCTTCAGTGTGGGCAGGATTTCACCCATTTTCAGCCCTCGCACTTTCCCAAACATCTCCATCGCATTCCCCACGCGATGCGATCCGGCGGCCGACACGATGACTTACTTATGCGGGGCAGGTATGTATGTTTGCCGAGGGCGCATCATCTTCCGTCTAATTTCAATGTCTCATGCTCATCctgcaaccgatcgatcaatccgattgttgattgttttccggGCCGCTCTCCTCGGCCGCTAAttcgaacaacaaacaccgATTGTCCTtagcccaccgccaccacactGGTGTATAATTAATggatcaaatcaaatcacttTCTTTGGGCCGGCCCTAATGGAGAAACGGATTGAAAACCTCCGGTAATCATATGTATTACACGGTTCCAGCTCAATCTCATTGGTCGTGGCCTACAAGCCTTCCTCAGCGTTAAAAGCGTATGTTTATGATATTTACCGAAAGCCCACGGCGGTTCCCATCTCGATTCCCACACGGTACTAGTGGCGGCCCGCTCTTCGATTGGGCGCAAAAATTGGAAAGATGCCCACAAGGCAGGGCCTGCTCCAGACCCTCCAGACGACTCCATCCGGTTGAGACGAGAGAGACGGCGGCCCCATGGACGGCGGCACCATCGGTTGTCATCGGCAGCTTCAGAAATAAATATGTTATTTCCAGGCACAACGAAAACGTCAGCATCATCCTGGGGCAGATCGCCCGATGGGGTGACGATCGGTGGCTGATGACCAACTACCCTGGGCTGCCTCCCGCGGCGCTGAGCCAAATTGTTCCCCGCAGCTGGCTGGAGATGGATGCCAATCATGGTGCGTCCCGCACTCTCAACCCTGACCTGAAGGGCCCTTCTTGGGATTGGTCCGGGTCGACACGAGACAAGTAGGTTTCATGAAAGCGAAATCACCACGCCGACCACCGCAGGgttcgattttcaatcaaaGGTTTATTTGAAGAAACGGGGCACTCAGGACGCGTAGCTGGACCACCATCGTTACGCCGATTGACAAATTAGCCTATCATAGGCGTATCAAAGCGGCCGTTTGCCGTAGCATTATAGCACTCGCGGCACGGGAAAAGTGGGAACCAGGCCAGGGAGCAATAAACGAGAGCAATGGAGGACAAAACTGGAAAGGTCATGGCGAAAGGGCCGGTGAGCATCGAAAAGAGAAAATCATAGTCCAGGCCGAGTCTGTGTCGGGTTCTTTTACGGCCAGGAACGGCGAACGATCGAAGAAGTCAGAATGGTGGTTTCGAATAATGCTTCGGTGATCCCGGAGGTCCACTGCCAGAGGTCCAGGAGTTGGATGCA encodes the following:
- the LOC131210992 gene encoding uncharacterized protein LOC131210992; the encoded protein is MNLQQMVLSLGVFTTLLRNKCYGDDDTEHVHIKLHVPEIINRHVHVKTKFMHVYHPKKIVHEHPPAAFIEQPMMDHGMWMPSAAIPTNLATSPASAISSASSSAGPAMVAAAAATLSSMVQNKLSSQIAQELMMRYRNHMDSPASPLTTGASSDLATDSEYLRDYYRQQKKLSDQLMMQEALQLPNFAQTKYLSDIGYNSWDKSFGVKPRSESEPLSVKKSKKKKAYGMM